Proteins encoded in a region of the Labrus mixtus chromosome 19, fLabMix1.1, whole genome shotgun sequence genome:
- the tnikb gene encoding TRAF2 and NCK interacting kinase b isoform X4: MVVEEASILSPVNTERTMASDSPARSLDEIDLSALRDPAGIFELVELVGNGTYGQVYKGRHVKTGQLAAIKVMDVTGDEEEEIKAEINMLKKYSHHRNIATYYGAFIKKNPPGMDDQLWLVMEFCGAGSVTDLIKNTKGNSLKEEWIAYICREILRGLTHLHQHKVIHRDIKGQNVLLTENAEVKLVDFGVSAQLDRTVGRRNTFIGTPYWMAPEVIACDENPDATYDFKSDLWSLGITAIEMAEGAPPLCDMHPMRALFLIPRNPAPRLKSKKWSKKFQSFIDSCLVKSHSQRPSTEQLLKHPFIRDLPNERQVRIQLKDHIDRTKKRRGERDETEYEYSGSEEEDEERDIGEPSSIINIPGESTLRRDFLRLQLANKERSELIRRQQLEQQQNEEHKRQLLAERQKRIEEQKEQRRRLEEQQRREREMRKQQEREQRRRYEEMEQIRREEERRHAEREQEYIRRQLEEEQRQLEILQQQLLQEQALLLEYKRKQIEEQRQAERLQRQLQQERAYLVSLQQQQQESTRPPQDKKQLYHYKDQAPGTNDKPAWAKEVMHRAQSNSPRVPPKKYHSFREPRDVNLGNLLLLPGYKPRRSRPPSYPAHNSPSRNHHHVPHIRVTCDLNPAPNSSQPVMRRKSPNYRGRSPNSRGRSPGRRVEEHYKMNRQSSPALQHKVSNRISDPSLPPRSESFSSGGIQQARTPPMHRSVEPQMAHLVQVKSHGLSGSQSLYDPHGVSSSSASPSPSRPPMPRQNSDPTSDTPPPPPLSRLAPPLDKLDRSSWLRQDDDMPPKVPQRTTSISPALVRKHSPGNGPGLGPRAGAHLIRASNPDLRRTDISMDTPLKRTSSNSSSSSSTPSSQGGSNERGNSAVMTEGSTVSSHETKDDGREVTRPSRPASYKKAVDEDLTALAKELRELRQGEETSRPPVKVTDYSSSSEDSHSSEDEEGEGRSNDGSVAVSDIPRIMPAAGQGSNESFGGIGGHNDAHDDSYGNSSQDSTLMMREYGMGGSGGSKSSFTPFVDPRVYGTSPTDDDDNISASALFADELLKHEQEQARLNEAKKISVVNVNPTNIRPHSDTPEIRKYKKRFNSEILCAALWGVNLLVGTENGLMLLDRSGQGKVYNLINRRRFQQMDVLEGLNVLVTISGKKNKLRVYYLSWLRNRILHNDPEVEKKQGWITVGELEGCVHYKVVKYERIKFLVIALKNSVEIYAWAPKPYHKFMAFKSFTDLQHRPQLVDLTVEEGQRLKVIYGSSVGFHVIDVDSGNPYDIYIPSHIQGQVTPHAIVVLPKTDGMEMLLCYEDEGVYVNTYGRITKDVVLQWGEMPTSVAYIHSNQIMGWGEKAIEIRSVETGHLDGVFMHKRAQRLKFLSERNDKVFFASVRSGGSSQVFFMTLNRSSMMNW, encoded by the exons GGTCGACATGTCAAAACCGGCCAGCTCGCTGCTATTAAGGTCATGGACGTCACCGGA gatgaagaggaggagattaAAGCAGAGATCAACATGCTGAAGAAGTACAGCCACCACAGAAACATTGCAACATATTATGGAGCGTTTATCAAGAAGAATCCTCCGGGAATGGACGACCAGCTCTGG ctGGTGATGGAGTTTTGCGGGGCCGGCTCTGTGACAGATCTGATCAAAAACACCAAAGGGAACTCTCTGAAGGAGGAGTGGATCGCTTACATCTGCAGAGAGATCCTCCGG GGTCTGACCCATCTCCACCAGCACAAGGTTATCCACAGAGATATCAAAGGCCAGAACGTGCTGCTGACAGAGAATGCAGAGGTTAAACTGG tggACTTTGGTGTGAGCGCTCAGTTGGACCGTACAGTTGGACGGAGGAATACATTCATTGGGACGCCGTACTGGATGGCCCCAGAGGTCATCGCCTGTGACGAGAATCCTGACGCCACATATGACTTCAAG AGTGATTTGTGGTCGCTCGGTATCACAGCCATCGAGATGGCAGAGGGAGCACCAC ctctATGTGACATGCATCCAATGAGAGCGCTCTTCCTCATCCCCAGAAATCCCGCCCCCAGACTCAAGTCAAAGAAGTG GTCGAAGAAGTTCCAGTCGTTCATAGACAGCTGTCTGGTGAAGAGTCACAGTCAGAGGCCTAGCACCGAGCAGCTCCTCAAACACCCGTTCATCAGAGACCTCCCCAACGAGCGGCAGGTCCGCATCCAGCTGAAGGACCACATCGACCGCaccaagaagaggaggggggagaggg ATGAGACAGAATACGAGTACAGcggcagtgaggaggaggatgaagagagggaCATTGGCGAGCCCAG ttCAATCATCAACATCCCCGGAGAGTCTACTCTGAGGCGGGACTTCCTGCGGCTCCAGCTGGCCAATAAGGAGCGGTCGGAGCTGATCCGCCGTcagcagctggagcagcagcagaacgaGGAACACAAGCGCCAACTACTGGCTGAAAGACAGAAACGCATTGAGGAGCAGAAAGAGCAGAGGCGACGGCTGGAGGAG CAACAGCGTCGAGAGCGTGAGatgaggaagcagcaggagcgcgagcagaggaggaggtacgaggagatggagcagatccgccgtgaggaggagaggaggcatgCAGAGAGGGAACAG GAGTATATCCGtagacagctggaggaggagcagaggcagCTGGagatcctgcagcagcagctcctgcaggagCAGGCCTTACTGCTG GAGTACAAGAGGAAGCAGATTGAGGAGCAGCGGCAGGCCGAGCGGCTGCAgaggcagctgcagcaggagcgAGCCTACCTGGTGTCCttgcaacagcagcagcaggagtcGACTCGACCGCCACAGGACAAGAAGCAGCTGTACCACTACAAAGACCAGGCGCCCGGCACCAACGACAAACCCGCGTGGGCCAAAGAG GTGATGCATCGAGCTCAGAGCAACTCTCCTCGCGTCCCTCCAAAGAAATATCATTCCTTCAGGGAGCCAAGAGATGTCAACCTCGGCAACCTACTCTTACTCCCCGGTTACAAACCTCGACGCTCCCGCCCCCCTTCCTATCCCGCACACAACAGCCCCTCCAGAAATCACCACCATGTGCCTCATATCCGTGTTACCTGTGACCTTAACCCCGCCCCCAACTCTTCTCAGCCAGTAATGCGCCGCAAGAGCCCCAACTACAGAGGGCGGAGCCCCAACTCCAGAGGGCGGAGCCCCGGCCGCCGG GTGGAGGAGCATTATAAGATGAACAGACAGTCTTCTCCTGCTTTGCAGCACAAAGTCTCAAACCGGATCTCGGACCCCTCTCTGCCGCCGCGCTCCGAGTCGTTCAGCAGTGGAGGAATCCAGCAGGCCCGGACCCCGCCCATGCACCGCTCTGTCGAGCCAcag atggCCCACCTAGTGCAAGTGAAGAGTCACGGTCTGTCAGGCTCCCAGTCTCTGTACGATCCTCACGGCGTTTCTTCCTCCTCGGCGTCACCCTCCCCATCCCGGCCTCCCATGCCCCGGCAGAATTCTGACCCCACCTCCGacacccctcctcccccgccCCTATCCCGCCTGGCGCCCCCCCTCGACAAGTTGGACCGCAGCTCGTGGCTGCGACAGGACGACGACATGCCCCCCAAG GTTCCTCAAAGGACGACCTCCATCTCTCCGGCTCTGGTCAGGAAGCACTCTCCTGGAAATGGACCTGGCCTTGGACCTCGGGCCGGAGCGCACCTCATACGggccag CAACCCTGACTTGCGGAGGACAGACATTTCCATGGATACGCCCCTGAAGAGGACGAGCAGCaacagctcctccagctccagcaCCCCGAGTTCCCAGGGAGGCTCCAACGAACGAG GAAATTCAGCCGTTATGACTGAAGGCTCAACAGTTTCTTCCCACGAGACCAAAGATGACGGCAGAGAGGTGACACGACCCAGCAGGCCTGCA AGCTATAAGAAAGCTGTAGACGAG GACCTGACGGCTCTGGCCAAAGAGCTGAGGGAGCTGCGACAGGGGGAAGAAACCAGTCGCCCGCCCGTCAAAGTGACCGACTACTCGTCGTCCAGCGAGGACTCTCACAGcagcgaggacgaggagggagaGGGCAGGTCTAATGACGGATCAGTGGCTGTCAGCGATATACCGCGCATTAT GCCAGCTGCAGGTCAAGGCAGCAACGAGTCCTTTGGCGGGATAGGAGGACACAATGACGCCCATGACGACTCGTATGGAAACAGCTCCCAGGACAGCACCCTGATGATGCGTGAG TACGGAATGGGAGGCAGTGGGGGCTCCAAGTCGTCCTTCACACCGTTCGTTGATCCGAGGGTGTACGGGACGTCCCCGACTGACGACGATGATAACATCTCTGCCTCAG CGCTGTTTGCTGATGAGCTTTTGAAGCACGAGCAGGAACAGGCGAGACTCAACGAGGCCAAGAAGATCTCTGTGGTCAACGTGAACCCGACCAACATCCGACCGCACAGCGACACACCCGAGATCCGCAAATACAAGAAACGTTTCAACTCTGAGATCCTCTGTGCAGCTCTGTGGG GAGTGAATCTCCTGGTGGGGACGGAGAACGGCCTGATGTTGTTGGATCGAAGCGGTCAGGGCAAAGTCTACAACTTGATTAATCGACGGCGCTTCCAGCAGATGGACGTCTTGGAGGGACTCAACGTCTTGGTCACCATCTCAG GGAAGAAGAACAAGCTGCGTGTTTACTACCTGTCCTGGCTGAGGAACAGGATATTACACAACGACCCTGAGGTGGAAAAGAAACAGGGCTGGATCACTGTTGGGGAGCTGGAGGGCTGTGTGCATTATAAAGTCG TGAAGTACGAGAGGATTAAATTTTTGGTGATTGCTCTGAAGAACTCAGTGGAGATCTACGCTTGGGCGCCGAAACCTTACCACAAGTTTATGGCCTTCAAG TCGTTCACTGATCTGCAGCATCGCCCCCAGCTAGTGGACCTGACCGTGGAGGAGGGACAGAGGTTGAAAGTCATTTACGGCTCCAGTGTCGGCTTCCATGTCATCGATGTCGACTCGGGCAACCCTTACGACATCTACATCCCCTCACAT ATTCAGGGTCAGGTGACCCCGCACGCCATCGTGGTTCTGCCCAAGACGGACGGCATGGAGATGCTGCTGTGCTACGAGGACGAAGGCGTCTACGTCAACACCTACGGACGCATCACCAAAGACGTGGTGCTGCAGTGGGGCGAGATGCCCACCTCCGTCG cctACATCCACTCCAACCAGATCATGGGCTGGGGAGAGAAGGCCATTGAGATCCGCTCCGTGGAGACGGGACACCTCGACGGAGTTTTCATGCACAAGCGAGCTCAGCGACTGAAGTTCCTGTCGGAGAGGAACGACAAG GTTTTCTTCGCCTCTGTGCGTTCTGGAGGCAGCAGTCAAGTCTTCTTCATGACCCTAAACAGAAGCTCCATGATGAACTGGTAA
- the tnikb gene encoding TRAF2 and NCK interacting kinase b isoform X1, whose amino-acid sequence MVVEEASILSPVNTERTMASDSPARSLDEIDLSALRDPAGIFELVELVGNGTYGQVYKGRHVKTGQLAAIKVMDVTGDEEEEIKAEINMLKKYSHHRNIATYYGAFIKKNPPGMDDQLWLVMEFCGAGSVTDLIKNTKGNSLKEEWIAYICREILRGLTHLHQHKVIHRDIKGQNVLLTENAEVKLVDFGVSAQLDRTVGRRNTFIGTPYWMAPEVIACDENPDATYDFKSDLWSLGITAIEMAEGAPPLCDMHPMRALFLIPRNPAPRLKSKKWSKKFQSFIDSCLVKSHSQRPSTEQLLKHPFIRDLPNERQVRIQLKDHIDRTKKRRGERDETEYEYSGSEEEDEERDIGEPSSIINIPGESTLRRDFLRLQLANKERSELIRRQQLEQQQNEEHKRQLLAERQKRIEEQKEQRRRLEEQQRREREMRKQQEREQRRRYEEMEQIRREEERRHAEREQEYIRRQLEEEQRQLEILQQQLLQEQALLLEYKRKQIEEQRQAERLQRQLQQERAYLVSLQQQQQESTRPPQDKKQLYHYKDQAPGTNDKPAWAKEVMHRAQSNSPRVPPKKYHSFREPRDVNLGNLLLLPGYKPRRSRPPSYPAHNSPSRNHHHVPHIRVTCDLNPAPNSSQPVMRRKSPNYRGRSPNSRGRSPGRRVSRSPGHRVSLSPGHRHKVSNRISDPSLPPRSESFSSGGIQQARTPPMHRSVEPQMAHLVQVKSHGLSGSQSLYDPHGVSSSSASPSPSRPPMPRQNSDPTSDTPPPPPLSRLAPPLDKLDRSSWLRQDDDMPPKVPQRTTSISPALVRKHSPGNGPGLGPRAGAHLIRASNPDLRRTDISMDTPLKRTSSNSSSSSSTPSSQGGSNERGNSAVMTEGSTVSSHETKDDGREVTRPSRPASYKKAVDEDLTALAKELRELRQGEETSRPPVKVTDYSSSSEDSHSSEDEEGEGRSNDGSVAVSDIPRIMPAAGQGSNESFGGIGGHNDAHDDSYGNSSQDSTLMMREKHRERRRSSAASNGFPGNANLFPGNANLPDLVQQSTSPLVSPGDASGAQYGMGGSGGSKSSFTPFVDPRVYGTSPTDDDDNISASALFADELLKHEQEQARLNEAKKISVVNVNPTNIRPHSDTPEIRKYKKRFNSEILCAALWGVNLLVGTENGLMLLDRSGQGKVYNLINRRRFQQMDVLEGLNVLVTISGKKNKLRVYYLSWLRNRILHNDPEVEKKQGWITVGELEGCVHYKVVKYERIKFLVIALKNSVEIYAWAPKPYHKFMAFKSFTDLQHRPQLVDLTVEEGQRLKVIYGSSVGFHVIDVDSGNPYDIYIPSHIQGQVTPHAIVVLPKTDGMEMLLCYEDEGVYVNTYGRITKDVVLQWGEMPTSVAYIHSNQIMGWGEKAIEIRSVETGHLDGVFMHKRAQRLKFLSERNDKVFFASVRSGGSSQVFFMTLNRSSMMNW is encoded by the exons GGTCGACATGTCAAAACCGGCCAGCTCGCTGCTATTAAGGTCATGGACGTCACCGGA gatgaagaggaggagattaAAGCAGAGATCAACATGCTGAAGAAGTACAGCCACCACAGAAACATTGCAACATATTATGGAGCGTTTATCAAGAAGAATCCTCCGGGAATGGACGACCAGCTCTGG ctGGTGATGGAGTTTTGCGGGGCCGGCTCTGTGACAGATCTGATCAAAAACACCAAAGGGAACTCTCTGAAGGAGGAGTGGATCGCTTACATCTGCAGAGAGATCCTCCGG GGTCTGACCCATCTCCACCAGCACAAGGTTATCCACAGAGATATCAAAGGCCAGAACGTGCTGCTGACAGAGAATGCAGAGGTTAAACTGG tggACTTTGGTGTGAGCGCTCAGTTGGACCGTACAGTTGGACGGAGGAATACATTCATTGGGACGCCGTACTGGATGGCCCCAGAGGTCATCGCCTGTGACGAGAATCCTGACGCCACATATGACTTCAAG AGTGATTTGTGGTCGCTCGGTATCACAGCCATCGAGATGGCAGAGGGAGCACCAC ctctATGTGACATGCATCCAATGAGAGCGCTCTTCCTCATCCCCAGAAATCCCGCCCCCAGACTCAAGTCAAAGAAGTG GTCGAAGAAGTTCCAGTCGTTCATAGACAGCTGTCTGGTGAAGAGTCACAGTCAGAGGCCTAGCACCGAGCAGCTCCTCAAACACCCGTTCATCAGAGACCTCCCCAACGAGCGGCAGGTCCGCATCCAGCTGAAGGACCACATCGACCGCaccaagaagaggaggggggagaggg ATGAGACAGAATACGAGTACAGcggcagtgaggaggaggatgaagagagggaCATTGGCGAGCCCAG ttCAATCATCAACATCCCCGGAGAGTCTACTCTGAGGCGGGACTTCCTGCGGCTCCAGCTGGCCAATAAGGAGCGGTCGGAGCTGATCCGCCGTcagcagctggagcagcagcagaacgaGGAACACAAGCGCCAACTACTGGCTGAAAGACAGAAACGCATTGAGGAGCAGAAAGAGCAGAGGCGACGGCTGGAGGAG CAACAGCGTCGAGAGCGTGAGatgaggaagcagcaggagcgcgagcagaggaggaggtacgaggagatggagcagatccgccgtgaggaggagaggaggcatgCAGAGAGGGAACAG GAGTATATCCGtagacagctggaggaggagcagaggcagCTGGagatcctgcagcagcagctcctgcaggagCAGGCCTTACTGCTG GAGTACAAGAGGAAGCAGATTGAGGAGCAGCGGCAGGCCGAGCGGCTGCAgaggcagctgcagcaggagcgAGCCTACCTGGTGTCCttgcaacagcagcagcaggagtcGACTCGACCGCCACAGGACAAGAAGCAGCTGTACCACTACAAAGACCAGGCGCCCGGCACCAACGACAAACCCGCGTGGGCCAAAGAG GTGATGCATCGAGCTCAGAGCAACTCTCCTCGCGTCCCTCCAAAGAAATATCATTCCTTCAGGGAGCCAAGAGATGTCAACCTCGGCAACCTACTCTTACTCCCCGGTTACAAACCTCGACGCTCCCGCCCCCCTTCCTATCCCGCACACAACAGCCCCTCCAGAAATCACCACCATGTGCCTCATATCCGTGTTACCTGTGACCTTAACCCCGCCCCCAACTCTTCTCAGCCAGTAATGCGCCGCAAGAGCCCCAACTACAGAGGGCGGAGCCCCAACTCCAGAGGGCGGAGCCCCGGCCGCCGGGTCAGTCGGAGCCCCGGCCACCGGGTCAGTCTGAGCCCCGGCCACCGG CACAAAGTCTCAAACCGGATCTCGGACCCCTCTCTGCCGCCGCGCTCCGAGTCGTTCAGCAGTGGAGGAATCCAGCAGGCCCGGACCCCGCCCATGCACCGCTCTGTCGAGCCAcag atggCCCACCTAGTGCAAGTGAAGAGTCACGGTCTGTCAGGCTCCCAGTCTCTGTACGATCCTCACGGCGTTTCTTCCTCCTCGGCGTCACCCTCCCCATCCCGGCCTCCCATGCCCCGGCAGAATTCTGACCCCACCTCCGacacccctcctcccccgccCCTATCCCGCCTGGCGCCCCCCCTCGACAAGTTGGACCGCAGCTCGTGGCTGCGACAGGACGACGACATGCCCCCCAAG GTTCCTCAAAGGACGACCTCCATCTCTCCGGCTCTGGTCAGGAAGCACTCTCCTGGAAATGGACCTGGCCTTGGACCTCGGGCCGGAGCGCACCTCATACGggccag CAACCCTGACTTGCGGAGGACAGACATTTCCATGGATACGCCCCTGAAGAGGACGAGCAGCaacagctcctccagctccagcaCCCCGAGTTCCCAGGGAGGCTCCAACGAACGAG GAAATTCAGCCGTTATGACTGAAGGCTCAACAGTTTCTTCCCACGAGACCAAAGATGACGGCAGAGAGGTGACACGACCCAGCAGGCCTGCA AGCTATAAGAAAGCTGTAGACGAG GACCTGACGGCTCTGGCCAAAGAGCTGAGGGAGCTGCGACAGGGGGAAGAAACCAGTCGCCCGCCCGTCAAAGTGACCGACTACTCGTCGTCCAGCGAGGACTCTCACAGcagcgaggacgaggagggagaGGGCAGGTCTAATGACGGATCAGTGGCTGTCAGCGATATACCGCGCATTAT GCCAGCTGCAGGTCAAGGCAGCAACGAGTCCTTTGGCGGGATAGGAGGACACAATGACGCCCATGACGACTCGTATGGAAACAGCTCCCAGGACAGCACCCTGATGATGCGTGAG aAACATAGAGAACGGAGGCGGAGCTCTGCCGCCAGCAACGGTTTCCCCGGCAACGCTAATCTGTTCCCCGGTAACGCCAATCTCCCTGATTTGGTGCAGCAAAGCACCTCCCCTCTGGTCTCCCCTGGTGACGCCTCCGGGGCCCAA TACGGAATGGGAGGCAGTGGGGGCTCCAAGTCGTCCTTCACACCGTTCGTTGATCCGAGGGTGTACGGGACGTCCCCGACTGACGACGATGATAACATCTCTGCCTCAG CGCTGTTTGCTGATGAGCTTTTGAAGCACGAGCAGGAACAGGCGAGACTCAACGAGGCCAAGAAGATCTCTGTGGTCAACGTGAACCCGACCAACATCCGACCGCACAGCGACACACCCGAGATCCGCAAATACAAGAAACGTTTCAACTCTGAGATCCTCTGTGCAGCTCTGTGGG GAGTGAATCTCCTGGTGGGGACGGAGAACGGCCTGATGTTGTTGGATCGAAGCGGTCAGGGCAAAGTCTACAACTTGATTAATCGACGGCGCTTCCAGCAGATGGACGTCTTGGAGGGACTCAACGTCTTGGTCACCATCTCAG GGAAGAAGAACAAGCTGCGTGTTTACTACCTGTCCTGGCTGAGGAACAGGATATTACACAACGACCCTGAGGTGGAAAAGAAACAGGGCTGGATCACTGTTGGGGAGCTGGAGGGCTGTGTGCATTATAAAGTCG TGAAGTACGAGAGGATTAAATTTTTGGTGATTGCTCTGAAGAACTCAGTGGAGATCTACGCTTGGGCGCCGAAACCTTACCACAAGTTTATGGCCTTCAAG TCGTTCACTGATCTGCAGCATCGCCCCCAGCTAGTGGACCTGACCGTGGAGGAGGGACAGAGGTTGAAAGTCATTTACGGCTCCAGTGTCGGCTTCCATGTCATCGATGTCGACTCGGGCAACCCTTACGACATCTACATCCCCTCACAT ATTCAGGGTCAGGTGACCCCGCACGCCATCGTGGTTCTGCCCAAGACGGACGGCATGGAGATGCTGCTGTGCTACGAGGACGAAGGCGTCTACGTCAACACCTACGGACGCATCACCAAAGACGTGGTGCTGCAGTGGGGCGAGATGCCCACCTCCGTCG cctACATCCACTCCAACCAGATCATGGGCTGGGGAGAGAAGGCCATTGAGATCCGCTCCGTGGAGACGGGACACCTCGACGGAGTTTTCATGCACAAGCGAGCTCAGCGACTGAAGTTCCTGTCGGAGAGGAACGACAAG GTTTTCTTCGCCTCTGTGCGTTCTGGAGGCAGCAGTCAAGTCTTCTTCATGACCCTAAACAGAAGCTCCATGATGAACTGGTAA